A window of Mytilus edulis chromosome 10, xbMytEdul2.2, whole genome shotgun sequence contains these coding sequences:
- the LOC139493135 gene encoding zinc finger and BTB domain-containing protein 14-like encodes MEGDSLIPLEDPKSDIYKEVHIEMMTTGNSSTEVDMAGALNASAALSASAALKITESTSEHSMHSTAHENPQELDSIVTKSTDETTNGEGEHLLAFVCKDDSAQDIDSSTVNHGNTESLTSTITMESDNIEISNNTDSIIPDTLKENHDLSPLENLENVTTSEALKQRQISASLDIEMSDNETPSMSITPMANQIRPETFIDGIEKFVNFVSKEGLAKKMNESVSPVSKERNDLENDISPTGKTSLNKSKEKTVATSSSSIDNIKTEKQDIEEEEDDVDADLKSYALAVNDMLDSEVEVSANSNEIDSEIQTVVVSNTDAGQLTMTFTDNAVGRFETIGKSEDKVAGDPLAEGLKPLRKSHRPKRRRVYEDFEQTDTSAIDYVVDQVSKAIEEDQEFMKMSAPSTSKSKRKNPSPRKAKLTVEEVYESDTNEDSDGDLNKDILKVRMAKCDICDKHFLDKKKLEEHRRRHNRERKTQLDYPCVVCGKVFLKREHWRRHVKIHDDVRPYSCTECDKTFRRKEHVKRHMLIHSGEKPFECMYCHQFYQRADHLKKHVQQHMKGTYQERRRKGNDEETTPERTSKRRKPTTKAAKLVAQSRRNKHKQEEEEEEQHYSDGLSDDEMYTA; translated from the coding sequence ATGGAAGGTGATAGCTTAATACCTTTGGAAGACCCAAAGTCTGACATTTATAAAGAAGTTCACATAGAAATGATGACCACTGGTAATTCCTCCACTGAGGTCGATATGGCCGGAGCATTGAATGCATCTGCTGCTCTCAGTGCTTCTGCTGCTTTGAAAATCACAGAAAGTACTAGTGAACACAGCATGCACAGTACTGCCCATGAAAATCCCCAGGAATTAGATTCCATTGTTACCAAGAGTACAGATGAAACTACAAATGGTGAGGGAGAACACTTATTGGCTTTTGTCTGTAAAGATGATTCAGCTCAAGATATAGATAGTTCCACTGTTAATCATGGTAATACAGAATCACTTACATCTACTATTACCATGGAAAGTGACAATATAGAAATTTCAAATAACACAGACTCAATCATACCTGATACTTTGAAGGAAAACCATGACTTGTCTCCATTGGAAAACTTAGAAAATGTAACAACTTCTGAGGCTCTGAAGCAGAGACAGATATCTGCATCTTTAGATATAGAAATGTCCGATAATGAAACTCCCTCTATGTCAATTACTCCCATGGCCAACCAAATAAGACCTGAAACATTTATCGATGGCATtgaaaaatttgtcaattttgtttcCAAAGAAGGTCTAGCAAAAAAGATGAATGAATCAGTATCTCCTGTTTCAAAAGAGCGTAATGATTTAGAAAATGATATCAGTCCTACTGGCAAGACCAGCCTCAATAAGTCAAAAGAGAAAACAGTTGCCACTTCAAGTTCTAGCATTGATAACATTAAAACTGAGAAACAGGACATAGAGGAGGAGGAAGATGATGTAGATGCTGATTTGAAATCCTATGCTCTAGCCGTTAATGACATGCTTGACAGTGAGGTGGAAGTTTCCGCTAATTCTAACGAAATTGATTCAGAAATACAAACAGTAGTTGTCTCCAATACTGATGCTGGACAACTAACAATGACTTTTACTGATAATGCTGTTGGCAGATTTGAAACAATTGGAAAAAGCGAAGACAAAGTTGCAGGTGATCCGTTGGCTGAAGGTTTGAAACCTCTCAGAAAAAGTCACAGACCAAAGAGGCGGAGAGTGTATGAAGATTTTGAGCAGACTGATACAAGTGCCATTGATTATGTAGTTGATCAAGTGAGTAAGGCTATAGAGGAGGACCAAGAGTTTATGAAAATGTCAGCACCTAGCACATCAAAGTCAAAACGAAAAAATCCATCACCAAGAAAAGCTAAGTTGACCGTTGAGGAAGTTTATGAAAGTGACACAAATGAAGACAGTGATGGTGACCTTAATAAAGATATTCTCAAGGTCAGAATGGCTAAGTGTGACATCTGTGACAAACATTTCCTAGATAAGAAAAAATTAGAGGAACATCGAAGGAGGCATAATAGAGAACGTAAAACTCAATTAGATTATCCATGTGTTGTCTGTGGCAAGGTATTCCTAAAACGTGAGCACTGGCGTCGTCATGTTAAAATCCATGATGATGTGCGACCCTACTCGTGTACTGAATGCGACAAAACTTTCCGTCGAAAAGAGCATGTCAAACGACACATGTTAATACATTCTGGTGAGAAGCCTTTTGAATGCATGTATTGTCATCAGTTTTATCAACGTGCTGATCATCTGAAGAAACATGTACAACAGCACATGAAAGGTACATACCAAGAGAGGAGAAGAAAAGGTAATGACGAAGAGACTACACCGGAGCGTACCTCAAAAAGAAGAAAACCAACAACTAAGGCAGCTAAACTTGTAGCACAGAGTCGTAGGAATAAACATAAACaggaagaggaagaagaggagCAGCATTATTCTGATGGGTTGTCGGATGATGAAATGTATACTGCATAG
- the LOC139493138 gene encoding origin recognition complex subunit 3-like translates to MDTGSSVSKGCFAYKGKKKRVNPADYFKACEHPVSGASRQSTCDQTWEEIDQEIQILRADLNSKIFDDLLAFTSSCHEKFSLDYDHDHKDSFVTEIPTAALVTGVNTPDHGVMFSTLVELLHERVSPLVAILRSKDCNKVKNVLTKTLGQLLQNPDMFTDEDDDLITNTKNLPCTLSTLSAWYNNKYKQPHSPSKKRKSVSTSEHQRYPPIVIVFEDLESWVPLILQDFITICSNYIHHLPIVFVFGIATSVAAVHRLLPNTVSSLLCMEKFQAPPSTEYLTLVINQIIMTSKFPFKLGSKVFQLLLDIFLYHDFSVLNFIKGLQFCILDHFFSFPCSRILCHHEDLPQTIKNMKHHDIESVRMTPSFMRYVESSAPKEQIDLLENDDYTKKVIEEFMSQINNYHELFFPVLRCLHCLVSKLPKHPLGKQLREVYSMTLGSFVCETEQYKDAIELLKMMSKDELTELMKTSVQELGQDIHNDLQDIPPDLESLLQRFDTLHEIPEEEEDTDSQEESTLHLEKTDLHNLRKKLMEAGKKSKKLSPYEKLRLEVVDYYDNLFRKYLSCPKSFPLHEVFYYDSAADVKRQLNSSPRSAVQTALATPHHYLQCKCCEMEPGIISSMMPDLCIVYKLHLECTQLINLFDWLQAFVTVVTSEQEEEEGKKKTVEKVLQARFIRAVSELQFLGFIKPTKRKTDHVARLTWGGC, encoded by the exons GGGTGTTTTGCATACAAGGGAAAAAAGAAACGAGTTAACCCAG ctgATTACTTTAAAGCTTGTGAACATCCAGTCTCTGGAGCTTCCCGACAATCAACGTGTGATCAGACATGGGAAGAAATTGATCAAGAAATACAA ATACTGAGAGCTGATTTGAATTCTAAGATATTTGATGATCTACTGGCGTTTACAAGCTCCTGTCATGAAAAGTTTAGTCTAGATTATGATCATGATCACAAAGACTCTTTTGTTACAGAAATACCCACAGCTGCCCTTGTTACTG GAGTGAACACACCTGACCATGGTGTTATGTTCTCCACATTAGTAGAACTGTTACATGAGAGAGTATCTCCCCTGGTGGCCATACTCAGATCTAAGGATTGTAACAAAGTGAAAAATGTTCTCACCAAGACACTGGGACAACTTCTACAGAATCCAGATATG TTTACAGATGAAGATGATGACTTGATAACCAACACTAAAAATTTACCTTGTACTCTGTCAACGCTATCTGCCtggtataataataaatataag CAACCCCACAGTCCATCAAAGAAGAGGAAGTCGGTCAGTACGAGTGAGCACCAGAGATATCCACCTATAGTTATTGTATTTGAAGATTTGGAGAGTTGGGTCCCGCTAATTTTACAGGATTTCATCACAATTTGTAG TAACTACATACATCATTTACCAATAGTATTTGTATTTGGTATTGCCACATCAGTTGCTGCTGTTCACAGATTGCTTCCTAATACTGTGTCATCACTGTTATGCATGGAGAAATTCCAAGCACCTCCCTCCACTGAATATTTAACTCTTGTCATCAACcag ataataatGACATCCAAGTTTCCATTCAAGTTGGGATCAAAGGTTTTCCAGTTGTTATTAGATATTTTTCTGTACCATGATTTCTCTGTTCTAAACTTTATTAAAGGCTTACAG TTCTGTATTCTGGACCACTTCTTCTCCTTCCCCTGCAGTCGTATATTATGTCATCATGAAGACTTGCCTCAGACAATCAAGAACATGAAACACCATGATATAGAATCTGTTAGGATGACTCCATCCTTTATGAG ATATGTTGAAAGCAGTGCACCAAAAGAACAGATAGATCTGCTGGAAAATGATGACTATACAAAG aaagTTATTGAGGAATTTATGTCACAGATAAacaattatcatgagttatttttcCCTGTGTTACGATGTCTTCATTGTTTGGTCAGTAAACTTCCAAAGCATCCATTGGGGAAACAG TTAAGGGAAGTATATTCTATGACCCTTGGTAGTTTTGTTTGTGAAACTGAGCAGTACAAAGATGCTATAGAGTTGTTGAA AATGATGTCCAAAGACGAGCTAACAGAGTTGATGAAGACCAGTGTCCAGGAGCTTGGACAAGATATACACAATGACCTACAGGATATACCTCCAGATCTGGAAAGTTTACTACAGAGATTTGATACATTACATG aAATACCAGAGGAAGAAGAAGACACTGACAGCCAAGAAGAATCAACATTACACTTAGAGAAAACAGATTTACATAATCTTAGAAAG aaattaatgGAGGCTGGAAAGAAAAGTAAGAAGTTATCACCTTATGAAAAGTTGCGATTGGAAGTTGTAGATTATTATGACAATCTATTCAG gAAATATTTGTCTTGTCCAAAATCTTTCCCTTTACATGAGGTGTTTTACTATGACTCTGCAGCAGACGTTAAGAGACAACTGAACTCTTCACCCAGATCAGCAGTACAAACAGCATTGGCTACTCCACATCATTATCTCCAG TGTAAATGTTGTGAAATGGAGCCTGGTATTATAAGTTCTATGATGCCAGATCTCTGTATAGTATATAAACTACATCTAGAATGTACTCAGCTGATTAACCTGTTTGATTGGCTACAG GCTTTTGTGACAGTAGTAACGTCAGAACAGGAGGAAGAAGAAGGAAAGAAGAAAACAGTGGAAAAAGTATTACA AGCTCGATTTATAAGAGCTGTATCAGAGTTGCAGTTCCTGGGATTTATAAAACCTACGAAGAGAAAGACCGACCATGTGGCACGGCTAACGTGGGGAGGATgttaa